In a single window of the Anguilla rostrata isolate EN2019 chromosome 4, ASM1855537v3, whole genome shotgun sequence genome:
- the LOC135253984 gene encoding uncharacterized protein LOC135253984, giving the protein MDHSQEPGETAQPVVALARMLEGMAAMQERQAAMHAEQLEALRAQTSLQTQALLQLAAAGETSSRERQTGPPVALHLPKMTQEDDAEAFLEGFEVAARASKWPEEEWVVRLLPLLTGEAQQAAHSLPPPARAVYANLKKAVLDRLGYSPEEHRRRFRETALAGADRPFAYAQRLLDMARRWLRPELRCHRPTGLAAAVSLAEDHLALYPRGQSQHQQQQQQQQGRADPALRRRALPRSHPSPLSSSLPRAQTPSFSRNNPFVPVSPAPGSVAAGCDPQRAPQTPGPGCWRCGQPGHLRRECPLMEVGQVVRVVGPPTSAPDPDGAYCIPTDASDRGLGAVLTQQVEGVDRPVLYISRKLSQREAKYSTVEKECLAIRWAVGALRYYLLGRPFTLCSDHAPLQWLHRMKDTNARITRWYLALQPFNFNVIHRPGARMVVADFLSRPQEEEGGERGGVGHRPDGSPA; this is encoded by the exons ATGGACCACAGCCAGGAGCCAGGGGAAACGGCACAACCGGTGGTAGCGCTGgcgaggatgctggaggggatggcggcgatgcaggagaggcaggcggCGATGCACGCCGAACAACTGGAGGCTCTGCGGGCACAGACCTCCCTCCAAACCcaggctctactgcagctggcgGCTGCGGGAGAAACCAGCTCCCGAGAGCGACAGACCGGACcccccgtagctctccatctGCCCAAAATGACCCAGGAGGACGACGCGGAGGCTTTCCTCGAGGGGTTTGAGGTGGCAGCGAGGGCGAGTAAATGGCCGGAGGAAGAGTGGGTcgtccgcctcctgcccctcttaacTGGGGAGGCACAACAAGCGGCACACAGCCTACCCCCCCCAGCGCGGGCGGTCTACGCCAACCTAAAGAAGGCGGTCCTGGACCGCCTGGGATACAGCCCTGAAGAGCACCGGCGACGGTTCAGGGAGACGGCCCTGGCAGGAGCGGACCGACCGTTCGCCTACGCCCAGAGACTGCTGGACATGGCGCGTCGGTGGCTCCGACCGGAACTCCG GTGCCATCGCCCGACCGGGTTGGCGGCCGCCGTCAGcctggcggaggaccacctggcgctctacccccgcggccagtcacagcaccagcagcagcagcagcagcagcaaggacggGCAGACCCGGCTCTGCGCAGGAGAGCCCTTCCTCGTTCCCatccttcccccctttcttcctcccttccccgtgCCCAAACCCCCTCATTTTCCCGTAACAAcccttttgttcctgtttccccagccccaggctcagtggcggcgGGGTGCGAcccacagagagctcctcagacgcccggaccggggtgttggcggtgcggacaaccgggtcacctgcgccgcgagtgcccgctcatggaggtggggcaggtggttcgtgttgtcggcccgcccacctccgctcCCGACCCAGACGGAGCGTACTGTATTCCG accgacgcgtcggacagagggctgggggctgttttgacccagcaggtggagggagtcgaccgccccgtgctgtacattagccggAAACTGTCACAACGGGAGGCGAAGTACAGCACGGTGGAGAAAGAGTGCCTCGCCATTCGGTGGGCGGTCGGAGCCCTCCGTTATTACCttctgggtcgcccattcaccctctgttcggaccatgcccccctccaatggctccaccgcatgaaggataccaacgcccggatcactcggtggtatctggctttgCAGCCTTTTAACTTCAATGTGATTCATAGACCGGGTGCACGGATGGTcgtggcggacttcctctctcgcccccaggaggaggaggggggggagagggggggggttggtcatcggccggatggctccccggcctaa